One genomic region from Quercus robur chromosome 4, dhQueRobu3.1, whole genome shotgun sequence encodes:
- the LOC126722382 gene encoding protein ALP1-like yields the protein MDNQKIQVAVLATVASILVVGAIILEDIRSRRFIIRQPRVNRDYEREGFISDILHRGDARCSFMIRMRLVAFYELCRILVERNLVRETIYMSVTEQVLMFLHIIGHNVRFRVVATRFHRSIETAYRYFKIVLKAVLQLYRHVVRLSNNSTPPVIRNSRRFYPYFKDCVGAIDGTHVRAFVPIEIQGRFRGRKGGTTQNVLASVSFDLRFTYMLAGWEGSAHDSRILNDALSRPRGLKIPEGKYYLGDAGYGNRPGILSPYRSIRYHLKEFRDHPPENAKELFNLRHSSLRTTIERGFGVIKKRFHVLDAEPFWSFNTQVNVVLACGVIHNHIMGVDPNDPIMQDGTFETESSDRVQPSRREAIVESREWNNKRDEICQAMWADYIIR from the exons ATGGATAACCAAAAAATTCAAGTAGCAGTTCTTGCCACAGTTGCATCTATCCTCGTTGTGGGAGCTATAATATTAGAAGATATTAGGTCTAGGAGATTTATAATTAGGCAACCTCGTGTGAACCGGGATTATGAAAGAGAAGGTTTTATAAGTGATATTCTTCATCGAGGTGACGCACGTTGCAGTTTTATGATAAGAATGAGACTTGTAGCTTTCTATGAATTATGTAGAATTCTTGTTGAGAGAAATTTGGTACGTGAGACTATCTACATGTCTGTTACAGAGCAAGTGTTGATGTTTTTGCATATTATTGGCCATAATGTTAGGTTTCGAGTCGTTGCTACCAGGTTCCATAGATCGATTGAGACAGCTTAtcgatattttaaaattgtccTTAAAGCAGTTTTGCAGTTATATAGGCATGTTGTTAGATTATCTAACAACTCTACACCCCCAGTGATAAGGAATAGTAGAAGGTTTTATCCTTACTTTAAG GATTGTGTGGGAGCAATTGATGGAACTCATGTCCGTGCATTTgttccaattgaaatccaaggAAGGTTTCGTGGTCGAAAGGGGGGGACAACACAAAATGTGTTAGCTTCAGTTTCGTTTGACTTAAGATTCACCTATATGTTAGCTGGTTGGGAAGGCAGTGCTCATGATTCTCGTATTTTAAATGATGCACTTAGTAGACCAAGGGGACTTAAAATTCCAGAAG gtaaatattatcttggtgATGCCGGTTATGGAAATAGACCTGGAATCTTGTCTCCTTATCGAAGTATTCGATATCATTTGAAAGAGTTTCGTGATCATCCACCtgaaaatgcaaaagaattattCAACCTTCGTCATTCTTCGTTGCGAACTACCATTGAGCGAGGGTTTGGAGTTATAAAAAAACGTTTTCATGTCTTGGATGCAGAaccattttggtcttttaaTACACAAGTGAATGTAGTTTTAGCATGTGGTGTTATTCACAATCACATCATGGGGGTTGATCCTAATGACCCAATTATGCAAGATGGAACATTTGAGACAGAGTCTAGTGATCGAGTCCAACCTAGCCGACGCGAAGCTATAGTGGAAAGTAGAGAATGGAATAATAAGAGGGATGAGATATGTCAAGCAATGTGGGCTGACTACATAATTAGGTGA
- the LOC126722383 gene encoding TMV resistance protein N-like — MASTSIQTVPSSFTSAFSKPQPEYDVFLSFRGEDTRYKFTDHLYHALDGKKIITFRDDKELEMGKPISLELLEAIKKSRIAVIIFSENYASSTWCLEELTKIDECRDRGILTVLPIFYHVEPTDVRHQKNTFAEAFAKHEKRFEENPKKVQKWRAALTNVANLSGKRLKDGEPEAEFIQSIVQWIYLKLEEKCSNDIEDDLVGISSRVEEMISYLDLESTDVHFIGICEKSGMGKTTLARAVFDKILNQFEACSFLENVREESKAHGLKTLQEQLLCDIGKRGLRVKDEHKGMQVISDILHNKKVLIVVDDVSERSQLEKLVGKCDLFGKGSRIIVTTEDKDLLASYEIKIVYRARGLNEVEALQLFCLNAFHKPHCENNFLEYCNNFVEYAQRIPLVLKVLGSYLCTRTEKEWESAENQLRAIPHEKTTKKLRIAFDGLEAGEKKLFLDIACFFKGEEKNRVADILESVYFPNINLKNLINKSLISLVGGEKLWMHNLLQQMGWEIVSEESEEASERSRLWHCDDILDVLKKNTGTKHIEGMLLRLPPDEEVELNAESFSKMNKLRLLKICKVRLSCLSYLSNELRLLEWHDYPLESLPNSFQPGELVVLIMHRSCLQQLPSEFSKLGKLKLIDLSDSQNLTRTPDFTGFSNIERLNFQGCIGLHELHPSVGGLKRLIYILLKNLPYELNLESLKTLILSGCSRFEKFPRIGRNMRSLLELYLDGTAIEELPPTIRRLTGLTLLNLQDCKNLKSFPNDIHSLTSLEILTLSGCKCQPPKAGHLLGLSPIGSSIGATLTFLRLISFLFLSFLAWRYTYLRIPIFATTALSTYCFHNARHPEPEPINLLLSNLFSKLSTLVTLSLSDCNLLALPDDPSCLLSIEYLNLSKNNFICLPDYISQLSKLKILFLDHCSKLKSLPYVPLSTRLVSVQGCTALENYSNQVVVWTLGVAGFTIITCLGLAEDEDGTIAEVSLLDIHLLWQRYVKDQIHQMEGFCHVLPQIEIPEWFKHQRFGSFRPIPLPSNMFSNKNWKGIALCVIFVVPAHSNDVCPGEDTKYFHEFYCRLEKNGDPIAFKVPKATCVGSFGVWLYISHARFRKRLDERSCITPFIGTNSPDIEINMCGARILYKQDMGEFLQNLGQKFFGIPNDLRGELKSHSQLSRLYQSFSLDKSSGKKCHLLAARELSIEWGFIPEYWRWISLPEESRFPEVAELNRVYWFDICGKVSISILSPKTRYAAYLVYKLRSGAHGFDGPPFKASVGTAGGEVYEQTVLLGLFVMEPNQQDQIIPPPQQHTSRPKQREDGWLEIELGQFFNAGGEDDELQIKLREIEALNEKTGLVVEGIEIRPTKGAGQDQ, encoded by the exons ATGGCTTCCACCAGCATTCAAACTGTCCCATCCTCTTTTACCTCTGCTTTTTCTAAACCCCAACCGGAATATGACGTTTTCCTCAGTTTTAGAGGAGAAGACACCCGTTATAAGTTTACCGACCATCTATATCATGCTTTGGATGGTAAAAAGATTATTACCTTCAGGGATGATAAAGAACTTGAGATGGGAAAGCCCATTTCGCTGGAACTCTTGGAAGCAATCAAGAAATCGAGGATTGCGGTCATCATTTTCTCTGAAAATTATGCATCTTCCACATGGTGCTTGGAAGAACTTACAAAGATTGATGAATGCAGGGATAGAGGGATATTGACAGTGTTGCCCATTTTCTACCATGTGGAACCTACTGACGTGCGGCATCAGAAGAACACTTTTGCGGAGGCCTTTGCAAAACATGAAAAGCGTTTCGAGGAGAACCCAAAAAAGGTGCAGAAGTGGAGAGCTGCTTTAACAAATGTGGCCAATCTCTCCGGAAAGCGTTTAAAGGATGG ggagCCTGAGGCAGAATTTATCCAAAGCATTGTTCAATGGATATATCTGAAATTGGAAGAGAAATGTTCAAATGACATTGAAGATGATCTTGTTGGAATAAGCTCTCGTGTTGAGGAAATGATTTCATATTTAGATCTGGAGTCAACTGATGTTCACTTTATTGGAATATGCGAGAAGAGTGGTATGGGCAAGACAACTCTTGCACGAGCTGTTTTTGATAAGATTCTTAACCAATTTGAAGCTTGCAGTTTTCTCGAAAATGTTAGAGAGGAATCTAAAGCTCATGGTTTAAAGACTTTACAAGAACAACTCCTTTGTGATATAGGAAAAAGGGGATTAAGGGTAAAGGATGAGCATAAGGGAATGCAAGTTATCAGCGATATACTGCATAACAAAAAGGTGcttattgttgttgatgatgtgaGCGAAAGAAGTCAATTAGAAAAATTAGTAGGGAAGTGTGATTTGTTTGGCAAAGGAAGTAGAATCATTGTAACTACCGAAGACAAAGATTTGTTGGCAAGTtatgaaattaaaattgtatatagGGCTAGAGGACTAAATGAAGTTGAAGCTCTACAACTTTTTTGTCTGAATGCATTCCACAAACCTCATTGTGAGAATAATTTCCTGGAatattgcaacaattttgtTGAGTATGCTCAGAGAATTCCTTTGGTTCTTAAAGTTTTGGGTTCCTATTTGTGTACTAGAACAGAAAAGGAATGGGAAAGTGCTGAGAATCAGCTAAGAGCAATACCCCATGAAAAAACTACTAAGAAACTTAGAATTGCTTTTGATGGATTGGAGGCAGGGGAGAAAAAACTATTCTtagatattgcatgtttcttcaAAGGGGAGGAGAAGAATCGCGTTGCTGATATACTAGAATCAGTTTACTTCCCGAACATTAATCTAAAAAATCTCATCAACAAATCTCTAATTTCTCTTGTAGGGGGGGAAAAATTGTGGATGCATAATTTATTACAACAAATGGGTTGGGAAATTGTTAGTGAGGAATCAGAAGAAGCTAGCGAACGTAGTAGATTGTGGCATTGTGATGACATCCTTGatgtattaaagaaaaatact GGAACAAAACATATAGAAGGCATGTTACTAAGATTGCCTCCAGATGAAGAAGTAGAATTGAATGCTGAATCATTCTCAAAGATGAATAAACTAAGATTGCTCAAAATTTGTAAGGTGCGCCTTTCTTGCCTCAGTTATCTTTCTAATGAGTTACGTTTGTTGGAATGGCATGATTATCCTTTGGAATCATTGCCAAATAGTTTTCAGCCTGGCGAACTTGTTGTGCTCATTATGCATCGCAGTTGTCTTCAGCAACTTCCAAGTGAATTTAGT AAGCTGGGAAAGCTAAAGCTCATTGACTTGAGTGACTCCCAAAACTTAACCCGAACTCCTGACTTCACTGGATTCTCAAATATTGAGAGGCTGAATTTCCAAGGTTGTATAGGATTGCATGAGTTGCACCCTTCTGTTGGAGGTCTTAAAAGacttatctatatattactaaaa AACCTTCCATATGAGCTCAATTTGGAATCTCTTAAAACTTTAATTCTATCTGGCTGTTCAAGATTTGAGAAATTTCCCCGTATTGGGAGAAACATGAGAAGCTTGTTGGAGCTTTATTTGGATGGGACTGCCATTGAAGAACTACCACCAACAATCAGGCGTTTAACTGGCCTGACCTTATTGAATCTTCAAGACTGCAAAAACCTTAAGAGTTTTCCGAATGACATTCATAGTTTGACATCTCTTGAAATTCTCACTCTATCAGGATGCAAGTGTCAACCACCAAAAGCAGGGCATTTGCTTGGGCTCTCTCCTATTGGATCCTCAATTGGTGCCACCCTCACTTTTCTGCGactaatttcatttctttttctatctttccTAGCATGGCGATACACCTATCTCAGAATTCCTATATTTGCTACAACTGCTTTGTCAACATATTGTTTCCACAATGCCCGGCATCCTGAACCAGAGCCCATCAACCTATTGTTGTCTAATTTGTTCTCAAAATTAAGCACTTTGGTAACTCTAAGTCTAAGTGACTGCAATCTGTTGGCACTCCCTGATGACCCTAGCTGCTTGTTGTCAATAGAGTATTtgaatttgagcaaaaataattttatatgctTGCCCGATTACATTTCTCAACTTTCAAAGCTCAAAATTCTTTTCTTGGATCATTGTAGCAAGCTTAAATCATTGCCATATGTTCCATTAAGTACAAGGTTAGTTTCAGTACAAGGATGTACTGCGCtagaaaattattcaaatcaaGTTGTTGTATGGACTTTGGGTGTAGCAGGATTCACTATTATTACTTGCCTTGGCTTGGCCGAGGATGAAGATGGCACAATTGCTGAGGTTTCTTTGCTAGACATACACCTATTATGGCAAAGATATGTGAAg gatcaaattcatcaaatggaGGGCTTTTGCCATGTTTTACCTCAAATTGAAATTCCAGAGTGGTTCAAGCATCAGCGGTTTGGGTCATTTCGACCAATCCCACTCCCTTCAAATATGTTCAGTAATAAAAATTGGAAAGGAATTGCTCTGTGTGTCATTTTTGTAGTCCCAGCACATTCGAACGACGTTTGTCCTGGAGAggatacaaaatattttcatgagTTTTATTGTCGTTTGGAAAAAAATGGAGATCCTATAGCTTTCAAGGTTCCTAAGGCAACATGTGTTGGTTCATTTGGAGTTTGGCTATATATATCGCATGCGAGGTTTAGAAAACGTTTAGACGAACGGAGTTGCATTACCCCTTTCATTGGAACCAACAGCCCGGATATTGAGATTAATATGTGTGGTGCACGTATTCTATATAAGCAAGATATGGGAGAATTTCTACAAAACTTAggccaaaaattttttgggatTCCTAATGACCTCCGTGGAGAGCTCAAGTCACACTCACAGCTTTCAAGATTGTATCAG AGCTTTTCCTTGGACAAATCGAGTGGTAAGAAATGTCACCTTCTTGCTGCAAGGGAACTGTCCATTGAATGGGGTTTCATTCCTGAGTATTGGAGATGGATTTCTCTACCTGAAGAATCCAG GTTCCCAGAGGTAGCGGAACTTAATCGTGTGTATTGGTTTGACATCTGCGGTAAGGTGAGTATTTCCATTCTGTCTCCCAAAACACGCTATGCCGCTTACCTTGTGTACAAGTTGAGGAGCGGAGCCCATGGATTTGATGGCCCTCCTTTCAAGGCTTCAGTGGGAACTGCTGGAGGTGAAGTTTATGAACAAACTGTTCTATTGGGCCTGTTTGTCATGGAGCCAAACCAGCAAGACCAGATTATACCGCCACCGCAGCAGCACACTTCACGTCCCAAGCAAAGAGAAGATGGATGGTTAGAGATTGAGTTGGGTCAATTTTTCAATGCGGGAGGAGAAGATGACGAACTGCAGATTAAACTTAGGGAGATAGAAGCTCTTAACGAGAAGACTGGCCTCGTTGTTGAAGGGATCGAGATCAGGCCAACAAAGG GGGCAGGACAAGACCAGTAG